One genomic segment of Carassius auratus strain Wakin unplaced genomic scaffold, ASM336829v1 scaf_tig00214049, whole genome shotgun sequence includes these proteins:
- the LOC113090861 gene encoding ATP-dependent RNA helicase DHX8-like codes for NPELEVTGQQEPLALCSGERNNNIAEEIAEIGEDELKKLEYLSLVSKVCTELDNHLGINDKDLVELVISLAEKHPTINRFKSRSNERDRRNCRSCWYSRSRSRSPARGDRDKGSDRWKDKHVDRPLTEEPSVGDIYNGKVTSVMQFACFVQVEGLRNHWEGLVHISELRREGRVADVVSKGQSVKVKVLSFTGSKTSLSMKDVDQDTGEEP; via the exons AACCCGGAATTAGAAGTTACAGGAcaacaggaaccgctggcacttTGTTCCGGCGAACGAAACAACAACATCGCTGAAGAGATTGCAGAGATCGGAGAAGACGAGCTCAAAAAGCTCGAATATTTGTCTTTGGTGTCTAAAGTTTGTACCGAGCTTGACAACCACTTAGGAATCAACGATAAGGACCTTG TTGAGTTGGTAATCAGTCTTGCAGAGAAACATCCAACCATCAATAGATTTAA GTCACGCTCTaatgagagagacagaaggaATTGCAGGAGCTGCTGGTACTCTCGCAGCAGGTCCAGGAGTCCTGCACGGGGAGACAGAGACAAAGGCTCCGACCGCTGGAAGGACAAACATGTCGACCGGCCCCTAACGGAGGAGCCATCTGTGGGGGATATCTACAATGGCAAAGTCACCAGTGTTATGCAGTTTGCCTGCTTTGTACAGGTGGAAGGTCTCAG GAATCACTGGGAAGGCTTGGTCCATATTTCTGAGCTCAGGAGAGAAGGTCGGGTAGCAGATGTGGTCAGCAAAGGTCAAAGTGTCAAAGTCAAGGTGTTGTCCTTCACTGGATCCAAAACAAGTCTCAGTATGAAG GACGTTGACCAGGACACTGGGGAAGAACCCTGA
- the spata20 gene encoding spermatogenesis-associated protein 20 isoform X2, with amino-acid sequence MMLRFGFAWSTLSATSKHIAQARLFTGSPLRKNSPRPVLYYSRCTGLPQALQFCQKSVLASTRLFWDSSRSSGVNFFSMASGGDAPDRSKTPKHTNRLSKEKSSYLLQHAHNPVDWYPWGQEAFDKAKSEDKPIFLSVGYSTCHWCHVMERESFEDEEIGKILSKNFVCIKVDREERPDVDKVYMTFVQATSGGGGWPMSVWLTPDLRPFIGGTYFPPRDSGRRPGLKTVLLRIMEQWQSNRETLESSGERVLEALRKGTEISASPGETLPPGPDVANRCYQQLAHSYEEEYGGFREAPKFPSPVNLMFLMSFWAVNRASSEGAEALRMVLHTLRMMALGGIHDHVAQGFHRYSTDSSWHVPHFEKMLYDQGQLAVAYITAYQVSGERLFADVARDVLLYVSRDLSDKSGGFYSAEDADSFPTVESTEKREGAFCVWTAGEIRELLPDIVKGAKGAITQATIFMHHYGVKEQGNVDPAQDPHGELQGQNVLIVRYSVELTAAHFGISVDRLSELLSDARAKLAEVRRARPPPHLDTKMLASWNGLMLSGFARVGAVLGDKALLERAERAACFLREHLWDEEGERILHSCYRGDDMEVEQAASPIAGFLDDYAFVVCGLLDLFEATQRLHWLQWAEELQLRQDQLFWDSQGSGYFCSDPSDPTLLLALKQGIASTSRCEQIVPGP; translated from the exons ATGATGCTGAGATTTGGATTCGCGTGGTCTACATTATCAGCCACCAGCAAACACATCGCACAGGCCAGGCTCTTCACCGGATCCCCTCTGCGCAAAAACAGTCCTCGTCCAGTATTATATTACAGCCGGTGCACTGGACTACCACAAGCCCTCCAGTTTTGCCAAAAGTCAGTTCTTGCCAGTACCAGATTGTTCTGGGACAGCTCCAG GTCTTCTGGAGTGAATTTCTTCAGCATGGCATCAGGAGGTGATGCACCGGACAGATCAAAGACCCCAAAACACACCAATCGCCTGAGTAAAGAGAAGTCTTCCTATTTATTACAACATGCGCATAACCCTGTGGACTG gtATCCATGGGGGCAAGAAGCCTTTGATAAAGCAAAGAGTGAAGACAAGCCCATTTTTCTTTCAG TGGGTTATTCCACCTGTCACTGGTGTCACGTGATGGAGAGGGAATCGTTTGAAGACGAGGAGATCGGAAAAATCCTCAGCAAGAACTTTGTCTGTATAAAGGTGGACAGAGAGGAGAGGCCTGATGTGGACAAAGTTTACATGACATTTGTGCAG GCGACCAGTGGCGGTGGTGGTTGGCCAATGAGTGTGTGGCTCACACCCGATCTCAGGCCTTTCATAGGTGGCACTTACTTTCCACCCAGAGACAGTGGAAGAAGACCTGGACTGAAAACGGTGCTTTTACGAATTATGGAACAA TGGCAAAGCAACAGAGAAACCCTGGAGTCGAGTGGAGAGAGAGTACTGGAAGCCCTCAGGAAGGGGACAGAAATTTCTGCCAGCCCTGGAGAAACTCTTCCACCCGGCCCAGATGTTGCCAACAGATGTTACCAGCAGCTGGCTCACTCTTATGAAGAAGAATATGGAGGTTTTCGAGAGGCACCGAAGTTTCCTTCACCTG TGAATCTGATGTTCCTGATGTCATTTTGGGCAGTAAATCGTGCCAGCTCTGAGGGAGCAGAAGCACTGCGAATGGTCCTTCACACTCTCCGAATGATGGCACTAGGGGGCATTCATGACCATGTGGCACAG ggcTTTCACAGATACTCCACAGACTCCTCCTGGCATGTTCCTCACTTTGAAAAGATGTTATACGATCAAGGCCAGCTTGCTGTGGCCTATATCACTGCTTACCAG GTGTCTGGGGAACGCCTATTTGCAGATGTGGCTCGTGACGTGTTGCTTTACGTCTCCAGAGACCTAAGTGACAAG TCTGGTGGCTTCTATAGCGCTGAGGATGCAGATTCTTTTCCTACGGTGGAATCCACTGAGAAGAGAGAGGGAGCGTTTTGTGTGTGGACAGCAGGAGAGATCAGAGAGCTGCTTCCTGACATTGTGAAAGGTGCCAAAGGAGCCATAACACAGGCGACGATCTTCATGCATCATTACGGTGTGAAAGAGCAAGGCAACGTGGACCCCGCTCAG GACCCCCATGGAGAGCTGCAGGGTCAGAATGTGCTGATTGTGCGTTACTCAGTGGAGCTCACCGCTGCTCACTTTGGCATCAGCGTGGACAGACTGTCTGAGCTGCTGTCCGATGCCAGAGCCAAGCTGGCCGAGGTGCGGAGAGCACGCCCACCTCCTCACCTGGACACCAAAATGCTAGCTTCCTGGAATG GACTGATGCTGTCCGGGTTTGCACGTGTCGGAGCCGTGCTGGGCGACAAAGCTCTGCTGGAAAGAGCTGAGCGAGCAGCTTGTTTTCTCCGAGAACACCTGTGGGACGAAGAGGGGGAGAGGATTCTCCATTCCTGTTACCGTGGAGATGATATGGAGGTGGAGCAAGC TGCATCTCCCATTGCAGGCTTCCTGGACGACTACGCCTTTGTGGTGTGTGGGCTGCTGGACCTGTTTGAGGCCACGCAAAGGCTCCACTGGCTGCAGTGGGCTGAAGAACTCCAGCTGAGACAGGATCAGCTCTTCTGGGATTCCCAGGGCAGTGGCTACTTCTGCAGCGACCCCTCAGATCCGACACTGCTGTTAGCTCTCAAACAGG GAATTGCTAGTACGAGCCGATGCGAGCAAATAGTGCCTGGGCCGTGA
- the spata20 gene encoding spermatogenesis-associated protein 20 isoform X1 has product MMLRFGFAWSTLSATSKHIAQARLFTGSPLRKNSPRPVLYYSRCTGLPQALQFCQKSVLASTRLFWDSSRSSGVNFFSMASGGDAPDRSKTPKHTNRLSKEKSSYLLQHAHNPVDWYPWGQEAFDKAKSEDKPIFLSVGYSTCHWCHVMERESFEDEEIGKILSKNFVCIKVDREERPDVDKVYMTFVQATSGGGGWPMSVWLTPDLRPFIGGTYFPPRDSGRRPGLKTVLLRIMEQWQSNRETLESSGERVLEALRKGTEISASPGETLPPGPDVANRCYQQLAHSYEEEYGGFREAPKFPSPVNLMFLMSFWAVNRASSEGAEALRMVLHTLRMMALGGIHDHVAQGFHRYSTDSSWHVPHFEKMLYDQGQLAVAYITAYQVSGERLFADVARDVLLYVSRDLSDKSGGFYSAEDADSFPTVESTEKREGAFCVWTAGEIRELLPDIVKGAKGAITQATIFMHHYGVKEQGNVDPAQDPHGELQGQNVLIVRYSVELTAAHFGISVDRLSELLSDARAKLAEVRRARPPPHLDTKMLASWNGLMLSGFARVGAVLGDKALLERAERAACFLREHLWDEEGERILHSCYRGDDMEVEQAASPIAGFLDDYAFVVCGLLDLFEATQRLHWLQWAEELQLRQDQLFWDSQGSGYFCSDPSDPTLLLALKQGEEQKCDIMCDGICINGVESLWISAFFFGNLWVAMSHGKDNEDL; this is encoded by the exons ATGATGCTGAGATTTGGATTCGCGTGGTCTACATTATCAGCCACCAGCAAACACATCGCACAGGCCAGGCTCTTCACCGGATCCCCTCTGCGCAAAAACAGTCCTCGTCCAGTATTATATTACAGCCGGTGCACTGGACTACCACAAGCCCTCCAGTTTTGCCAAAAGTCAGTTCTTGCCAGTACCAGATTGTTCTGGGACAGCTCCAG GTCTTCTGGAGTGAATTTCTTCAGCATGGCATCAGGAGGTGATGCACCGGACAGATCAAAGACCCCAAAACACACCAATCGCCTGAGTAAAGAGAAGTCTTCCTATTTATTACAACATGCGCATAACCCTGTGGACTG gtATCCATGGGGGCAAGAAGCCTTTGATAAAGCAAAGAGTGAAGACAAGCCCATTTTTCTTTCAG TGGGTTATTCCACCTGTCACTGGTGTCACGTGATGGAGAGGGAATCGTTTGAAGACGAGGAGATCGGAAAAATCCTCAGCAAGAACTTTGTCTGTATAAAGGTGGACAGAGAGGAGAGGCCTGATGTGGACAAAGTTTACATGACATTTGTGCAG GCGACCAGTGGCGGTGGTGGTTGGCCAATGAGTGTGTGGCTCACACCCGATCTCAGGCCTTTCATAGGTGGCACTTACTTTCCACCCAGAGACAGTGGAAGAAGACCTGGACTGAAAACGGTGCTTTTACGAATTATGGAACAA TGGCAAAGCAACAGAGAAACCCTGGAGTCGAGTGGAGAGAGAGTACTGGAAGCCCTCAGGAAGGGGACAGAAATTTCTGCCAGCCCTGGAGAAACTCTTCCACCCGGCCCAGATGTTGCCAACAGATGTTACCAGCAGCTGGCTCACTCTTATGAAGAAGAATATGGAGGTTTTCGAGAGGCACCGAAGTTTCCTTCACCTG TGAATCTGATGTTCCTGATGTCATTTTGGGCAGTAAATCGTGCCAGCTCTGAGGGAGCAGAAGCACTGCGAATGGTCCTTCACACTCTCCGAATGATGGCACTAGGGGGCATTCATGACCATGTGGCACAG ggcTTTCACAGATACTCCACAGACTCCTCCTGGCATGTTCCTCACTTTGAAAAGATGTTATACGATCAAGGCCAGCTTGCTGTGGCCTATATCACTGCTTACCAG GTGTCTGGGGAACGCCTATTTGCAGATGTGGCTCGTGACGTGTTGCTTTACGTCTCCAGAGACCTAAGTGACAAG TCTGGTGGCTTCTATAGCGCTGAGGATGCAGATTCTTTTCCTACGGTGGAATCCACTGAGAAGAGAGAGGGAGCGTTTTGTGTGTGGACAGCAGGAGAGATCAGAGAGCTGCTTCCTGACATTGTGAAAGGTGCCAAAGGAGCCATAACACAGGCGACGATCTTCATGCATCATTACGGTGTGAAAGAGCAAGGCAACGTGGACCCCGCTCAG GACCCCCATGGAGAGCTGCAGGGTCAGAATGTGCTGATTGTGCGTTACTCAGTGGAGCTCACCGCTGCTCACTTTGGCATCAGCGTGGACAGACTGTCTGAGCTGCTGTCCGATGCCAGAGCCAAGCTGGCCGAGGTGCGGAGAGCACGCCCACCTCCTCACCTGGACACCAAAATGCTAGCTTCCTGGAATG GACTGATGCTGTCCGGGTTTGCACGTGTCGGAGCCGTGCTGGGCGACAAAGCTCTGCTGGAAAGAGCTGAGCGAGCAGCTTGTTTTCTCCGAGAACACCTGTGGGACGAAGAGGGGGAGAGGATTCTCCATTCCTGTTACCGTGGAGATGATATGGAGGTGGAGCAAGC TGCATCTCCCATTGCAGGCTTCCTGGACGACTACGCCTTTGTGGTGTGTGGGCTGCTGGACCTGTTTGAGGCCACGCAAAGGCTCCACTGGCTGCAGTGGGCTGAAGAACTCCAGCTGAGACAGGATCAGCTCTTCTGGGATTCCCAGGGCAGTGGCTACTTCTGCAGCGACCCCTCAGATCCGACACTGCTGTTAGCTCTCAAACAGGGTGAGGAGCAGAAATGTGACATCATGTGTGATGGTATCTGTATTAATGGTGTGGAAAGCCTATGGATCTCGgcttttttctttggtaatctgtgggTGGCTATGAGTCACGGAAAGGATAATGAAGATCTGTAG
- the spata20 gene encoding spermatogenesis-associated protein 20 isoform X3: MERESFEDEEIGKILSKNFVCIKVDREERPDVDKVYMTFVQATSGGGGWPMSVWLTPDLRPFIGGTYFPPRDSGRRPGLKTVLLRIMEQWQSNRETLESSGERVLEALRKGTEISASPGETLPPGPDVANRCYQQLAHSYEEEYGGFREAPKFPSPVNLMFLMSFWAVNRASSEGAEALRMVLHTLRMMALGGIHDHVAQGFHRYSTDSSWHVPHFEKMLYDQGQLAVAYITAYQVSGERLFADVARDVLLYVSRDLSDKSGGFYSAEDADSFPTVESTEKREGAFCVWTAGEIRELLPDIVKGAKGAITQATIFMHHYGVKEQGNVDPAQDPHGELQGQNVLIVRYSVELTAAHFGISVDRLSELLSDARAKLAEVRRARPPPHLDTKMLASWNGLMLSGFARVGAVLGDKALLERAERAACFLREHLWDEEGERILHSCYRGDDMEVEQAASPIAGFLDDYAFVVCGLLDLFEATQRLHWLQWAEELQLRQDQLFWDSQGSGYFCSDPSDPTLLLALKQGEEQKCDIMCDGICINGVESLWISAFFFGNLWVAMSHGKDNEDL; encoded by the exons ATGGAGAGGGAATCGTTTGAAGACGAGGAGATCGGAAAAATCCTCAGCAAGAACTTTGTCTGTATAAAGGTGGACAGAGAGGAGAGGCCTGATGTGGACAAAGTTTACATGACATTTGTGCAG GCGACCAGTGGCGGTGGTGGTTGGCCAATGAGTGTGTGGCTCACACCCGATCTCAGGCCTTTCATAGGTGGCACTTACTTTCCACCCAGAGACAGTGGAAGAAGACCTGGACTGAAAACGGTGCTTTTACGAATTATGGAACAA TGGCAAAGCAACAGAGAAACCCTGGAGTCGAGTGGAGAGAGAGTACTGGAAGCCCTCAGGAAGGGGACAGAAATTTCTGCCAGCCCTGGAGAAACTCTTCCACCCGGCCCAGATGTTGCCAACAGATGTTACCAGCAGCTGGCTCACTCTTATGAAGAAGAATATGGAGGTTTTCGAGAGGCACCGAAGTTTCCTTCACCTG TGAATCTGATGTTCCTGATGTCATTTTGGGCAGTAAATCGTGCCAGCTCTGAGGGAGCAGAAGCACTGCGAATGGTCCTTCACACTCTCCGAATGATGGCACTAGGGGGCATTCATGACCATGTGGCACAG ggcTTTCACAGATACTCCACAGACTCCTCCTGGCATGTTCCTCACTTTGAAAAGATGTTATACGATCAAGGCCAGCTTGCTGTGGCCTATATCACTGCTTACCAG GTGTCTGGGGAACGCCTATTTGCAGATGTGGCTCGTGACGTGTTGCTTTACGTCTCCAGAGACCTAAGTGACAAG TCTGGTGGCTTCTATAGCGCTGAGGATGCAGATTCTTTTCCTACGGTGGAATCCACTGAGAAGAGAGAGGGAGCGTTTTGTGTGTGGACAGCAGGAGAGATCAGAGAGCTGCTTCCTGACATTGTGAAAGGTGCCAAAGGAGCCATAACACAGGCGACGATCTTCATGCATCATTACGGTGTGAAAGAGCAAGGCAACGTGGACCCCGCTCAG GACCCCCATGGAGAGCTGCAGGGTCAGAATGTGCTGATTGTGCGTTACTCAGTGGAGCTCACCGCTGCTCACTTTGGCATCAGCGTGGACAGACTGTCTGAGCTGCTGTCCGATGCCAGAGCCAAGCTGGCCGAGGTGCGGAGAGCACGCCCACCTCCTCACCTGGACACCAAAATGCTAGCTTCCTGGAATG GACTGATGCTGTCCGGGTTTGCACGTGTCGGAGCCGTGCTGGGCGACAAAGCTCTGCTGGAAAGAGCTGAGCGAGCAGCTTGTTTTCTCCGAGAACACCTGTGGGACGAAGAGGGGGAGAGGATTCTCCATTCCTGTTACCGTGGAGATGATATGGAGGTGGAGCAAGC TGCATCTCCCATTGCAGGCTTCCTGGACGACTACGCCTTTGTGGTGTGTGGGCTGCTGGACCTGTTTGAGGCCACGCAAAGGCTCCACTGGCTGCAGTGGGCTGAAGAACTCCAGCTGAGACAGGATCAGCTCTTCTGGGATTCCCAGGGCAGTGGCTACTTCTGCAGCGACCCCTCAGATCCGACACTGCTGTTAGCTCTCAAACAGGGTGAGGAGCAGAAATGTGACATCATGTGTGATGGTATCTGTATTAATGGTGTGGAAAGCCTATGGATCTCGgcttttttctttggtaatctgtgggTGGCTATGAGTCACGGAAAGGATAATGAAGATCTGTAG
- the LOC113090862 gene encoding uncharacterized protein LOC113090862, which produces MLLGYLLLKFIIFRGVLKRRPHGGTQALKTKSFVILITCKINFKSCYATINNNETMADNYQDGFENQDFDEGLDQILEELFDENVLFACDEPGAVNNDEQDVGSNQELITPPENVAQEVEISTESQHALGHVTKPASADAPDPEGDSHNLPDVSNVRTEASVTCRVRHSEGQGVKRLRLPEWGTDDVPSTSRLRTSENNEQRYDEGGVTAWSDSMVSAWDRASFSDSASEEETEELPNEDPQELFRERDLNRRLDYDMLRRVNRRFGTLFDLSGQALSYRGAEEIVGNAQSDVVAILRNIIECQQQLNESLRHAAEFWRSCHDQLYGEFRQFQQRMNGGTGRNPSGTS; this is translated from the exons ATGTTATTAGGGTATCTTCTTCTgaagtttattatatttagagGCGTTCTCAAGAGACGCCCACACGGGGGTACCCAGgctttaaaaactaaaagttttgtCATACTGATTACCTGCAAAATTAACTTCAAGTCGTGCTACGCCACAATAAACAATAACGAAACAATGGCGGACAACTACCAGg ACGGTTTCGAGAATCAGGACTTCGATGAAGGTTTGGATCAGATCCTTGAAGAGTTAT TTGATGAGAACGTGTTGTTTGCTTGTGATGAACCCGGTGCTGTTAATAACG acGAGCAAGATGTTGGCAGCAATCAGGAGCTGATAACCCCTCCAGAAAACGTTGCGCAAGAAGTTGAGATTAGCACCGAATCACAACACGCCCTAGGACACGTCACAAAGCCTGCCTCCGCCGACGCGCCGGATCCCGAGGGTGATTCTCACAATCTCCCAGATGTCTCAAACGTACGCACCGAAGCTAGCGTTACGTGTAGAGTACGACATTCGGAGGGCCAGGGAGTGAAACGTCTGAGGTTACCGGAGTGGGGAACAGACGATGTACCAAGCACCAGTCGTTTAAGGACTTCGGAGAATAACG AGCAGCGATATGATGAAGGAGGGGTGACAGCTTGGAGCGATTCTATGGTGAGCGCGTGGGATCGTGCGTCTTTTAGCGATTCGGCAAGCGAAGAGGAGACGGAAGAATTGCCTAACGAAGACCCTCAAGAGCTGTTCCGTGAACGTGACTTAAATAGAAGGCTTGATTATGATATGCTTCGCCGTGTTAATCGACGGTTTGGCACACTTTTCGATTTGAGCGGTCAAGCATTGTCCTATCGAGGTGCAGAAGAGATCGTGGGTAATGCTCAAAGTGATGTGGTAGCGATTTTGAGGAACATCATCGAATGCCAACAACAGCTGAACGAATCCTTACGTCATGCAGCCGAATTTTGGAGGAGTTGTCACGATCAACTATATGGTGAATTTCGTCAGTTTCAACAACGTATGAACGGGGGTACCGGGAGAAATCCATCAGGTACAAGTTGA